Genomic DNA from Fusarium keratoplasticum isolate Fu6.1 chromosome 2, whole genome shotgun sequence:
ATCTCAACTTTTGCTTCATCTGAGCTTCTCACTCGCTTCAACATGACGACCCAGGTTCTTCCCGCTTCCGCCAGCTCGGCCTACGACTACATCattgtcggcggcggcacGGCTGGTTGCGTCCTCGCTTCTCGCCTCTCCTCCTACCTCCCCGAGCGCAAGGTTCTCATGATCGAGGCTGGCCCCTCCGACTTCAACCTCAGCAACGTCCTCAACCTCCGAGAGTggctcagcctcctcggcggtgacCTCGACTACGACTATGGCACAACCGAGCAGCCCAATGGCAACAGCCACATTCGGCACTCTCGCGCCAAGGTCCTTGGTGGTTGCTCTTCTCACAACACCCTGATCTCTTTCCGTCCCTTCCGTCATGACATGGAGCGATGGGTTGCTCAGGGCTGCAAGGGCTGGGACTTTGAGAACGTGATGCGCCATGTTGACAACCTCCGCAACCAGCTGAACCCCGTCCACCCTCGTCACCGTAACCAGCTGACCAAGGACTGGGTCAAGGCCTGCTCCGAGGCCATGGGCATTCCCGTCATCCACGACTTCAACCACGAGATCAGCGAGAAGGGTCAATTGACCCAGggcgctggcttcttctccgtctcctACAACCCCGACACCGGCCGTCGCAGCAGCGCCTCGGTCGCCTACATCCACCCTATCCTCCGCGGTGACGAGCGACGACCTAACCTGACTGTGCTTACTGAGGCCCACGTCTCCAAGGTTTTCGTCGAGAACGACGTCGCTACCGGTATCGCTGTTACTCTCAAGTCCGGCGAGAAGCACGTCCTCCATGCCCGCAAGGAGACCATCCTGGCTGCTGGCGCTGTTGACACTCCTCGCCTGCTCCTTCACTCTGGTATTGGCCCCAAGGCCCAGCTGGAGGGTCTTGGTATCCCTGTTGTCAAGGACATTCCTGGTGTCGGCGagaacctcctcgaccaccccgagaccatcatcatgtgGGAGCTCAACAAGCCCGTTCCTGCTAACCAGACCACCATGGACTCGGACGCCGGTATCTTCCTCCGACGAGAGCCCACCAACGCTGCTGGCAACGACGGCGATGCTGCTGATGTCATGATGCACTGCTACCAGATCCCCTTCACTCTCAACACCGAGCGACTCGGATACCCCGTCATCAAGGATGGTTACGCCTTCTGCATGACCCCCAACATCCCTCGTCCCCGCTCCCGCGGCCGTATCTACCTGACTTCGGCCGACCCTACCGTCAAGCCCGCCCTTGACTTCCGCTACTTCACCGACCCCGAGGGATATGATGCTGCTACCCTGGTCCACGGTATCAAGGCTGCTCGCAAGATCGCTCAGCAGAGCCCCTTCAAGGAGTGGCTCAAGCAGGAGGTCGCCCCTGGCCCCAAGGCTCAGACTGATGAGGAGATCAGCGAGTATGCTCGCCGCGTCGCCCACACTGTCTACCACCCCGCTGGTACCACCAAGATGGGTGATATCGAGCGCGACGAGATGGCCGTCGTTGACCCCGAGCTCAAGGTTCGCGGCATCGGCAAGCTGCGCATCGTTGATGCCGGTATCTTCCCTGAGATGACCACTATCAACCCCATGGTGACCGTGCTCGCCATTGGTGAGCGGGCTGCCGAGCTCATtgctgccgaggagggctGGAAGCCCAAGCACGCCCGCCTCTAAATGGTTGGGAGAGTGGTTAGTGTGATGCCTGTCTAGGCCTCTCGGAACGACGGCGCATGTATGGATACCAGGTGTTTGTATGATTTAATGATTAGCGCATGTTTTCTGCGACAGATAACAGCCATGGAGAGTATGGTATGGCACAGGAATGCCGCCAAAGAGGCATTATTGCCAGCGTCGTTTGTTAGCTAAATTCCAAATCTGTTTTGAGAACTTCTTTCGGAAGTCTTTGACCCGATTCCGTGCGGCGGTGATGTTTAGCGATGCTCTCACTGGCTCGGGTATCAAACCAGCCTGACGTAGTCATTGGCCCAAGCTCCTGGTCAGCACCAAAATAAGATTGGCTGAGGGGATGCAGTGGTAGGTGGAACGCCGGGCCGACGAGTTTGTTCCAGCAGAGCAAGGTCTTAATTACGCCTTAATCAAACCAGGAGCGACTGGATGCGAAAAGGTtagtcatgatggagataGCAGTTTCTGATATAGATTAAGATGCCAAACGATTCTGAAGGGTCCCGGATCTTCGGGTTCCCTGCGTGATGCATCGGTTGTGGGATGGGATTCCCAGGGATCGACGGAGAATCAGAGATTGGGAACCACGGCCCAAAGCTGCCATCATGGAACACCATGTGATTGATCGAATGTCATGCATCATACGGAGGATTGCATGCCACCTTCTTTCCGAACCCTGTATGCCGTTGATTGAATTCGTTGGAGATGGCAGACGAGTAACCCTGCAGAAGGGTCCAGATCCGAAGGGTCGAGATGGACGCTCGCGACGAAAGCGAGGTACAAGTGAGGCAAGTGGCTCGATCTTGTCGGTGATGCCGCTTATACTTCGGCGATGAAGGGAAAGAGCATGGCTGCGCGACGAATCTAAGGACGGAAGTGGCAAACTCATGGGTCGTGGCCCGGAGAGCCGTACCTTCATGAGGTCTGGAACAGGAAAGATGTGGGGAGCTACCGGGATTTTCGGGGCGGAGCGTCTTGGACCGAGTGGATGGTTTGACGGATGTCAGGGCCGAAACGTGCTTCGAGATCCACTCATCCCGCCCTCACGGCGTTTGTTCAAGGTCCATCAGCATGGAGCCCCTCTAGAACAGAGATAAAGCAACTGCGGAGGCAACGGGAGAATGACCTTCTCAGAGACCCGGTCCGCCCAGCCGTCTGCTAAAGGAGGCCCTCGCTGAATGGGGCCAGGCTTTTTCTGAGTGAGCTTTATAGGAGCAACCGCTGCAAGCTGATGAATGGCACGCGTTGGCTTCGGTCCTTGGTTTTCGATCCTTGGTCCATGAATTGATTCAAGTTGATCCAGTTCAATATCCCCATGGAGGCAATACCCAGGTTGCGCGAGGTTCTTATTTCTTTCCTTCTGTTAAACCGTTAACAAGCACAGGCACCTCTCCACGACCAAGGCTCGAGCGACAGCTTAGCTACCAGTCCGCTTGGACATCAACAGCACCATTTTGCACCACGTTTTCTAGAAGGGACAGCATCGGCGACACAAGCCATGGCTACACCATCAGTTGACCTGCCTCCACCATCTGACGACGAGGTTGCAGTGCCCATGCTTGACCATGCTCCAGGTCTAGCGTCCGCGATTGGCGTAGCGGCAGTGGCAGCCGTGGCTGGACACCAAGTTCTCGGAGGTGGCCTTCCCCGGAGCATTGACGAAGACTTGTGCCACAAATCatgcgacggcgacgacagTGACGGCagggaaaaagaagaagacggcaaAGGGCGACAGCacgatgaagagaagaggaggaggaggaaaaagaagagaaacaTTCGCGAAGAAAATCAGCAAAAGGGTCTAAGAGAGGCCCAAGAAAAATGGGATGCGGCAACAGCCATGGTTGCAGTAAGAACGGAGGCAGGAGCGGAGGCGATTCCGGGGAGTGTCGCatcaagaggagaaggaggagctggacttggagctggagagccTGAAGGGGTCCTCCCGTCGCCTAGAAAAGGCACCGATTTGGCAGGCCAACAGGTCAGAGCTGCACTTTCCCGCTCCCGCCTGGGTCGTTCAACCCCCTCATCCCCAAGCTTGGGCTCCCTCTCGGTCACAGGCACAAGCTCGTACCATCTCACCAGCACCAACGCAAACACCAACAATCTTAGCAACTACACCCAAGGCGGCCGCATTACAAAGCCCCGGCACCGCGCCTCTCTTTCAGCGTCAATTGCAGCGTCTCTTACAAGTGCCGTTGCTGCCGCCGAAACCGCCAAGTTCACTTACGGAGCAAAGGTTGCCGCGACTCTGGCTGCCACAACAGCTACAATGGTGGGGAATCTTGCAAGCACCACTACAACGGCCACGGCCTCGCCAAAGCTCAAGCACAACGGCCTGCCAACTTTACAGACGACGTCCAAGACTACGGCGTCCACTCCTACCGTTACCACCACCAACTCTACCGCCAGGGAATCTCCTGTGCTCTCTTTCTGGGGTCCTGAACCCATTGCGCTTCCCTCGCGTTTCTCTCGCATCAAGCGCAACCTCATTCGCGGACACGAGACCGAGCTCGAAGCCAGCTGGACCCGTCTTATTACTGCTCTCCGCGACGAGGTTAGCCGTATCGAAGATCTTGGCGCTCACTTGATTCCCTCGATTGAGTTTTCTGACATTGACGATGAAGCCCAGACTGCCCGCTTTGGCCATGATCTGAAGCGTTATGGTGTCGGAGTCATTCGCAAAGTCGTTCCTCGAGCTGATACTGATACTGCTGTCCGCGAGACGGTCGATTACCTCGACAGCAAACGCCATATAAAAGCGCTCCAACATGACCCGGCATGTTTCGATTTCTTTTGGACCCCGGCTCAAGTCCGCTCACGCGCGCATCCCAACGTCCTCAGCGCCCAGCGTTTCATGATGGGCTTATGGGAAACAGGCCCGGATGATCAACTTGTCACTAGGCTACCCATTACCTATGTCGATCGCATTCGAGTGCATGGCAACACGGAAAACCAGTCCAACGGTCTCAACGTACCACCTCTTGAACCCCCACAATCTGCCGATGACTGGATCCAAGCTCTGCAGTCCTCGGCCGGGATCATTGCTCAGGTTGACAATGGCTCTCTGGAACGCTGGGAGCCTGATGGCTATCAACATGCAGGGACTTACAACAATATTTTCCATGGCCGCTGGGAAGACCATGATCCATGGGAATGCACCAGTCGTACCTCTGTGACGACAGATCTTTATAACGGCTATGGTGCCTGTACTATTTTCCGCATGTTCCAGGGCATTTTGGCCCTTTCCACGGTTGAGCCTGGCATGGTGCGTCTGCTACCGTCGCCCAAGTTGGCAACGGCCTACTACCTGCTCCGTCCGttcttcaccaccaagaacCCTCCTCCTGAAACGCGCAGCGGGCCTGAGTGGGATGCCTACTTAGCTCCTGAGAACTGGCAACTGCAGCGAGACCCCGACTCTATCATTCACGGAGCTGTCCCGGGCCATGCACAGAGAATCACCGAAATCTGGCACCCGCACTTACACTTGAGAAGTAGCATGATCACATTACCCACGCTGCAGCCGGGCGACTACATTTTATGGCACCCTGATCTCCCATACTATCTCTCCAGCAATAACTATGGTCTCAAGACGCCGAGCGGTAGCAACAGCGAAGTCAGTATGCTTGTGTATATGCCAGCAGCTCCTCTCACACAAACGAACGCACTCTACCTGGCGCGACAGAGAAAGGCGTTCCAAAGAGGCCACCCCGGTCCTGACTTCGACTCCACTGGGAGGGGCATAGTTGAAGAAGACTCCGATACGCGACCTggagagaaggagattgCCGACGTCGGTGGCCCGGCCGCATTGCAGGCCATGGGTCTAGCTCCTTGGGAAGTCGCAGGAACCCGTTCCGGATCACCGCCCAGCGACAAGGCGAAATCtaaggacgaggaggacgtgGATATGGAAGCTGAGACCAGAAGCCTgatgagctcttcctcgatcTCTCGAgctgaggccgaggttgTACGTCTGGCCAACATCATCCTTTTTCCGGACCGGTCAATGATGGGATACTCGGTTTAAACAACGGCCATGCCCCAGCGGAAGatttcttttcctttgctGTCTTTCCTTTGTTATTTCCCACGGCATGTTCACGAGCTGTGGATCGCTATGGGGATGGATGAGTTGGATATCGGTTGGGATGCATCACACGGAGTTGAGGAATTGATTGTTGATGGGAGATAGACACTTACAGTCGTTGCGTCTAATATTGGACTGAATAAAGAGGCGGATTTCCATTTAAAGGATGAACAGTTCTATACCAAAAGCCACCTGAAACGCCGCATCCTCAACGCCTGTATCGCAGATCCTTACTCAATCATCCAACAACTTCATCCAAATACCCAACAATGTCCGACACCAAGCAGGCAGCTTCATCAGGCGACACTTGCGTGCGTGATCCAAAAACACCAATATCTAGCCGCGTACCATGAATTGAAGCCTCGATATCTATGGCCAGCTATGATGATGAGCGTTAGTACAAGTCTTCTTAATTGCACTTCTGTAGGGTAATATACCGGAATATCATTTCTGACAGCGTTCTGTTGGAGCCAACCGTGGGAAAGACACGATGCAGGCTCATTGCCAACTCCATCAAGCGCTTCAGCAGGCAGCACCTTGACGGAGTTTCCGACGGATTCCATGTCATCGGGAAGACTGAGGAAGTTCACAAAGGAGGAGACCTGGACACCTGTCCACTGGGCAATCTCCCAAAGGCCAACATCTGCCCGCCCATTCGAGACGATGAGATGAATATCTTTCTGAATGGATTCCGCGATAGCGGTTAGGGACCGATCGGTGTGTGCGTGCACCTTGAGCGGAACGAGATTCAATGTTGGGTAAGTTGGAGGAAGATCATGGTCAACACCTCGATTGGCGAGGTACATGCCGAAGATGACAGGCTCGGTTGGGGCGCATTCATTTCGCGAGGCAAGAACCTTGGCATATGCCGCGAGGAAAAGAGACTGGATGGATACGCCGGTTTGAGATGCCAGTGTCCGAATATGGGCGATGCCGGAGATGGCGGACTTTTGTAAGTGTGATACTCGCTCTTGGATTTTGCCTGATGACTCGGTCTGTACCTTTGCTGGAGGCATGTCCTGCAGGTAACCCATCCAGAAGTTTTTCCTAGAGTTCTTGGCAGTGTCGGTGGATTGGCTGACCATGAAGTTTCTCCATTGTGAAAGACCCTTGTTGGGTTGGGCAGACTTCCCTTTGAGGAGTTCAGAGAGTCGCTGCAAGAGCGAAGGGAGAGCGACTCCGTCGTAAAGAGCATGATGGATCTTCAGACGGAAGAGCCAGGCCTTGTCATCTTGTTCCGCGACATGGGCGCTGACCAAtggctcaacaacaccagTTGGGTCGGTGCGTGGTTCAGATGTCGACAGCGGAATTCGGTGACTCTGGAGGATAACTTGCAAGAAAGGGAGTGTAGTAGAGCCCGTGGCAATAAAGCACGTTCGCAGGGGAGGCGATTCGGAAACGAGGCTATCCCAAGCTGTCTGGATGTCATCCATACCAAACGACTTGTCGATCCTGCAGGGGAACTCGGGATAGAACACTGAGCCTTCGGCATTCTGCCAAGCACTCAGCATGTAAACCTGCATTGGGAGCGCAGGAAGCACTTCAACTTCGGTTTCAGCAATGTTGTAGTCACTGAGGAGCTTGCCAACGTCAACATCCTTCGGCGGCACCCAAGTTTCGGAACTTGCGGGCACCTGGGTTCCGTTTGTCGAGGCACTCTTCGCCCTGTCGCTCATCTCAGAGATGTTTGCAGCTTTGATGAGATCCTGGGGCCGGAGGTTCAGACCTCTCTTTCGAAGAAGAGACGAAACCTTGATTGCGCTGATCGAGTCGAGTCCGAGATGGTAGAGGCTGTCCGACAACTTGATAGACGGGATTGGAACGCTGGAGACTTGGTGGAGAACCTCGCGAATCTCAATTGAAGTGTGATCCCAATCTTCGACTCCGCTAGACAACTCTTCGGTCGGGAGAGCATCACCGAGGCTAGTGGTGTCCTTGAGGGTCACGGCAGGCATTCCACAAATGGATACACCTCTTTCTTCGAAGGATAGGATATCCGAAGCACTTGACTTCATCAGGAATCCCATGATGTTGTCAAGTGTTGACATCAATTGCTCTGGGGATCCCGCCAAGCTGTACTCGGGTTGATACGCAATTCTCCAGACCAGCGCATCAGACATGGCCTCGGCTTCCACGCAAATCGGGTACTCGGTAGCTGATGATCCGTCGACAGACTTCAAAAGAGCCTGGCCTTGATCATTGTCGGATGATGGCGACCtttggaggatgaagagagtGTTGAAGAGACTTTGTCCGCCAATGTTCGTGGCCAACTGTGCTTTGCGGAGTGGATAGTGTTGGAACTCTCGAATGTCGCTCATGTTCTCCTCCAGGTACTGAAGGAACTCTGAGGGTGAACCATGCAGGATGCAACGAAGTGCAACGGTATTCATCGTGGGGAACATGAGGCTGTCAGCTCCATCAAAATCTCGtccagacatgatgatgccgaATGTGACATCGAGGCTCCTTGTTTGTTGAGCCAGCGTGATGGCCCAACAGGCTTGACACAGGGCTTGCAGGCTGATGGAAAGCTTCTTGCAGAGGGAGTTGATCTCCACGAGGTCGATCTTTGACTTGAACTCCCTTCTTTGCAACTCGTCTGTAGTCGGAGATGAGCTTGACTCTTGCTTGGAGACGAGTGTAGGTGAAGCGCCGTCCAAGTATTGCATCCAAAACTCCTGGGCCTCGGGGCTTTTGGACTTGGAAATTCTCGTAAGGAAAGGTTCCACGGGCGGTTGCGACACCTCTCTGCCCTCGTAAATGGCTTGGAGATCTTGGAATAGCAGGCTCAGAGACCATCCATCATAGAGCGCATGAGCCAtggagaggatgacgaaTCTTTGAGAACCGAGAGTCGCCAAGCGAAGTTGGAATAGGTTGCGCTCTCCATGCCCTGATCTGGCAAGTTCCTTTGCGGATGAAGTAATGCGGTTCACATCACTCAACTCCTGCAATGCTACCGTGTCAATGTTAATGTCCGATGGCTTCGACACAACTTGACAATATGTCATCTCGGGGTCCCGGTCATCAATCTCAAAGAAACCTGTTCTCAAGATCGGAGTACGGCGGACGAGCTCATTCCAAGCGGCTAGGAGCTGCTCGGTGTTCACGTTCTTCGAGACCTCCAGGACATCGTGGTTGAAGTACGACTCGAAATCGGACTGGATCATGCCTGCAACGATTGACTCTTGAAGATGAGTCGCAGGGAGAACAGACTCGATCGTCTCAAAGTTCAGCCCAGAGTTCTCGAGATTTTGCCTCAGGCGAAGCTTGGTGTTCTCCAAAGAGTCTTCTTCCACATGGTTTGGCGAACCGGAAGAAGCAAGGTTGCTTAGTTCAGTGATCATTCTGGCAATCGTCTGGCAGCGCATGATTAGCGAGGGGGGAAGACTGATGCTTCTTTTCTTGAGTTTCGCTGAGAGTTTGATGACATCAatgctgtcaaggccgacTTCCAGAACAGAAATCGTCTCGGTGACGTCCGAGGCTGCAACATCGGCCAGCATGGCGATTTCTTCCTGTATCGCCCGAGCATCTCGGGTCCATTCAAACTTGCTCTCCTCCGCGGGTGCTGTGGGAGCGTTAAGGGATACGCCATTGATCGGTGATTCTTGTACATCAAGGGCGGGCACTTCGCTGTCTGGCGATGACGCCACAAGTTCGGCATCACGTTCGACCCCATCAAGTATCTCGTtcaactttgatgaggatgCAATATGTCCTTGTGCAATAAGCGTGAGCCGGAGTTTGCCTGAACGCGTATACACAGCCTCGAGCGCCAGAGGGTAGTCAGGGCTGGAGTGACCATCAACAACGTCCCAGGCCCGATTGTCCTCCTGAGCGGGCTCAATTTGGTAAGTGAACAGGTTGTCAAACAATG
This window encodes:
- a CDS encoding GMC-OxRdtase-N domain-containing protein, which gives rise to MTTQVLPASASSAYDYIIVGGGTAGCVLASRLSSYLPERKVLMIEAGPSDFNLSNVLNLREWLSLLGGDLDYDYGTTEQPNGNSHIRHSRAKVLGGCSSHNTLISFRPFRHDMERWVAQGCKGWDFENVMRHVDNLRNQLNPVHPRHRNQLTKDWVKACSEAMGIPVIHDFNHEISEKGQLTQGAGFFSVSYNPDTGRRSSASVAYIHPILRGDERRPNLTVLTEAHVSKVFVENDVATGIAVTLKSGEKHVLHARKETILAAGAVDTPRLLLHSGIGPKAQLEGLGIPVVKDIPGVGENLLDHPETIIMWELNKPVPANQTTMDSDAGIFLRREPTNAAGNDGDAADVMMHCYQIPFTLNTERLGYPVIKDGYAFCMTPNIPRPRSRGRIYLTSADPTVKPALDFRYFTDPEGYDAATLVHGIKAARKIAQQSPFKEWLKQEVAPGPKAQTDEEISEYARRVAHTVYHPAGTTKMGDIERDEMAVVDPELKVRGIGKLRIVDAGIFPEMTTINPMVTVLAIGERAAELIAAEEGWKPKHARL